A single window of Nitrospira sp. CR1.1 DNA harbors:
- the asnB gene encoding asparagine synthase (glutamine-hydrolyzing), whose translation MPCRQTSCSSSVRNRCRAPGERNNQGPQRMCGIVGVCDRMEPQQARHVLSRMLATMAARGPDGEGQFVDHHIMMGMRRLAVIDVQGGGQPLLSRDGQVVAFQNGEIYNHAALRRELTQGGAEFLTASDTEVLAHGYDYWGMDELLARLDGMYAIAILDRRNHQLHLARDRFGEKPLYYSASGGKFAYSSNTTALAWLPWVDRDIDADSVDRYLALHYVPGRRTIFKGIQRVLPGERLTLSLDSLRVTHEQYYRPAVGPVETVDTRTLVERIEVAVTSRLVADVPVGVFLSGGIDSSIVAAVAAKHHPAIDTFSMGFKDVRYDESPHAQVVARAIGSSHHHFTFDEAAFHELLPAVIDGLDEPLGDQALLPTYWLCREAKRHVTVVLSGEGADELFAGYEYYGALLSRCSWRARLRAWMTGRVSAVPLQELCDNVWPVTPSGFPLVMDSAGRRRLLGGYVPDSDPWEDVLQSTLQQSENSLQRATLTDILTWLPDDLLVKLDRMAMANSLEGRAPFLSPALVETALRLPESRRMTLTHSKVALREVAALLLPRDIVQRKKQGFILPMATWLQQWLRRVGNLSEYFDLQRIAAFDGKAAASLVERELVSTCPNERLLFALVMLAEWHHSFFRRIPSDLKF comes from the coding sequence ATGCCCTGCCGTCAGACTTCGTGTTCCTCATCTGTCAGAAACCGGTGCCGGGCACCCGGCGAACGGAATAACCAGGGACCTCAACGCATGTGCGGCATTGTCGGCGTGTGTGATCGCATGGAGCCACAACAGGCACGCCATGTCCTGTCGCGCATGCTGGCAACGATGGCAGCACGCGGTCCTGACGGTGAAGGCCAGTTCGTTGATCACCATATTATGATGGGTATGCGGCGGTTGGCGGTGATCGATGTCCAAGGCGGTGGACAGCCGCTTCTCAGTCGAGACGGCCAGGTCGTAGCCTTTCAAAACGGGGAAATCTATAACCATGCCGCCCTCCGACGGGAGCTGACACAAGGCGGTGCGGAATTTCTGACGGCCAGTGACACGGAAGTGTTAGCGCACGGATACGATTATTGGGGCATGGATGAGTTGCTGGCACGTCTCGACGGCATGTATGCGATCGCCATTCTTGACCGACGGAATCATCAGCTGCACCTGGCGCGTGACCGATTCGGAGAGAAGCCCTTGTACTATAGTGCCTCAGGCGGCAAGTTCGCGTACAGCTCGAATACGACTGCCTTGGCATGGTTGCCCTGGGTCGATCGTGATATTGATGCGGACAGTGTCGATCGGTACCTCGCGCTGCATTATGTGCCCGGCCGTCGCACGATTTTTAAAGGGATTCAACGTGTCCTGCCCGGCGAACGACTCACGCTATCCCTTGATTCGCTCCGGGTCACCCACGAACAGTATTATCGCCCCGCTGTCGGGCCGGTCGAAACAGTCGATACACGGACGCTTGTCGAGCGGATCGAGGTCGCAGTCACGAGTCGATTGGTCGCGGATGTTCCTGTTGGCGTCTTCCTGTCTGGAGGTATCGACAGCTCGATTGTGGCGGCGGTCGCCGCGAAGCATCATCCCGCAATCGATACGTTCTCGATGGGCTTCAAAGATGTGCGTTACGATGAGTCGCCACATGCTCAGGTGGTGGCGCGCGCCATCGGCTCATCTCATCATCATTTCACTTTTGACGAAGCGGCCTTCCACGAGTTGCTGCCGGCGGTGATTGATGGGCTGGATGAACCGCTCGGTGATCAAGCATTGCTTCCGACCTATTGGCTCTGTCGGGAAGCTAAGCGGCACGTGACGGTGGTGTTGTCAGGAGAAGGAGCCGATGAGTTATTCGCGGGGTATGAGTACTACGGTGCCCTGTTGTCGCGTTGCTCGTGGCGTGCTCGTCTGAGAGCCTGGATGACAGGACGAGTGTCTGCGGTGCCCCTTCAAGAACTCTGCGATAACGTTTGGCCCGTGACGCCGTCCGGATTTCCGCTTGTCATGGATTCGGCGGGAAGGCGAAGGTTGCTTGGCGGGTATGTTCCAGATTCCGATCCCTGGGAAGATGTGTTGCAGTCCACGCTCCAACAGTCGGAGAACTCCCTCCAACGAGCCACCCTTACCGATATCCTGACCTGGTTGCCCGATGATCTCTTAGTTAAGCTGGATCGCATGGCCATGGCGAATAGTCTCGAGGGGCGTGCGCCATTTTTGTCTCCGGCGTTGGTCGAGACGGCCCTTCGGCTGCCTGAATCCCGACGGATGACCTTGACGCACAGCAAGGTCGCGCTCCGCGAAGTTGCCGCCCTGTTGCTGCCCCGCGATATCGTTCAGCGCAAGAAGCAGGGATTTATCTTGCCAATGGCGACGTGGCTGCAGCAATGGTTACGGAGGGTGGGGAACCTGTCTGAGTATTTTGATCTGCAGCGCATTGCCGCCTTCGATGGGAAGGCGGCAGCATCCCTAGTTGAGCGGGAACTGGTCTCCACCTGTCCGAATGAGCGCCTTCTGTTTGCATTGGTGATGCTGGCTGAATGGCATCATTCATTCTTTCGTCGCATTCCTTCCGATTTAAAATTCTAA
- a CDS encoding methyltransferase domain-containing protein — translation MRGRMMLGPSFMEQRLRSMLLPGMRRLGLVPLLRKLRASVRPPHESGPLAAGNAGNDQDRVSDYWGQQFQAMRVDNSYWLNNKLVEESTYRLMTDTPQHWLRWLMNDYFSGRTFDRSLSVCCGDGAHEIQLYTSGKVRFVSGVDISEGAIKQAAARFEAAGASSECYRFEVGDVNSLRIEDTFDLIFSTGALHHTTNLEGLISTVERALAPDGYFVVVEFIGPNRFQWTDQQIEIANQVLSVLDPAYLRDGRQTKFERPTIESMLRCDPSEAVRSAEVYPLVKKYFNVRYERFYNGTLLHQLHPLLRTELANQGKRDFDSIVKLILLLEDLLIKSNALPSDFVFLICQKPVPGTRRTE, via the coding sequence GTGCGCGGGAGGATGATGTTGGGACCTAGTTTCATGGAACAGCGATTGCGGAGCATGCTGCTCCCAGGAATGAGGCGGCTGGGGCTGGTGCCTCTACTGCGAAAGCTCCGAGCGAGCGTCCGTCCTCCTCACGAATCTGGACCTCTTGCTGCTGGCAATGCTGGGAACGACCAGGACCGGGTATCCGACTATTGGGGACAACAGTTTCAAGCGATGAGAGTGGACAATTCCTACTGGCTCAATAACAAGCTGGTCGAGGAGTCTACCTATCGCCTGATGACCGATACTCCCCAGCATTGGTTGAGGTGGCTGATGAACGACTATTTTTCCGGGCGGACGTTCGACCGGTCCCTGAGCGTGTGTTGCGGAGATGGGGCGCACGAGATCCAACTTTATACATCGGGTAAGGTGCGATTCGTGAGCGGGGTCGATATTTCAGAAGGGGCCATCAAGCAGGCGGCGGCGAGGTTTGAAGCGGCCGGCGCGTCGTCGGAGTGCTACCGATTTGAGGTGGGGGATGTCAACTCGCTGCGCATTGAGGACACCTTTGATCTGATCTTCTCGACCGGCGCGCTGCATCACACGACCAATCTGGAAGGACTTATCTCAACGGTAGAGCGCGCCTTGGCGCCGGACGGATATTTCGTGGTGGTCGAGTTCATCGGCCCCAATCGGTTTCAGTGGACCGATCAGCAGATCGAGATTGCGAACCAGGTGCTCAGCGTCCTCGACCCTGCCTATTTACGGGATGGCAGACAAACCAAGTTCGAGAGGCCGACCATAGAGAGCATGCTCAGGTGCGATCCGTCAGAAGCGGTGCGATCGGCCGAGGTCTATCCACTGGTGAAAAAGTATTTCAACGTCCGTTACGAACGGTTCTATAACGGCACGCTGCTGCATCAGTTGCATCCGCTCCTGCGTACTGAATTGGCGAACCAGGGGAAGCGGGATTTTGATTCGATTGTGAAATTGATTCTTCTCCTGGAAGACCTGCTGATCAAAAGCAATGCCCTGCCGTCAGACTTCGTGTTCCTCATCTGTCAGAAACCGGTGCCGGGCACCCGGCGAACGGAATAA
- a CDS encoding acyltransferase family protein, protein MTRSVKPDEPSWQQDSFSKDGDRSDRASSSTLNNPKRYRPEERMDQEKNCSGSLTGRNLYVGIAGERSRNVGLDACRAVAISLVVFSHGVGYLEPLIPHVTESLKFGGFVGVELFFVLSGFLIGQMLLRAADESRYGWLKTFYLRRFFRTLPSYVLFMGVNIVFALLVMRSPVPDDLWRYMIFVQNMSTPHPNFFPEAWSLAIEELFYIGFPLSFLILSWALSIKRRAAILVTALIVILGSLLARGILASESVSWDAEVRKVAVFRFDSLMVGVLLAWLDQADARILREKAVTRSLMVLLVLCGIYVSLTPMEVMDDSHFSKTVLFTFTSFGCAAVVVASLPLQLPSSLTSVVTLIAKISYSAYLVNLPVLILINCFIVNDGVDGVAWFLMFHFATFASAFALYRYYEVTFYRLRDRYVPENGRTDQSQLQLAA, encoded by the coding sequence ATGACGCGCTCGGTGAAGCCGGACGAACCATCTTGGCAGCAGGATTCTTTTTCGAAGGACGGCGACCGTAGCGATCGCGCTAGTTCGTCCACACTGAACAATCCCAAAAGGTATCGTCCAGAAGAGCGCATGGATCAGGAAAAGAACTGCAGCGGGAGTTTGACGGGGCGAAATCTCTACGTGGGGATTGCGGGAGAACGGTCTCGTAACGTCGGGCTTGATGCGTGTCGGGCTGTGGCTATTAGCTTGGTGGTGTTCAGTCATGGCGTTGGCTATTTGGAACCACTTATTCCCCATGTGACGGAATCGCTGAAGTTCGGAGGATTTGTCGGAGTCGAGTTGTTTTTTGTGCTCAGCGGGTTCTTGATTGGGCAGATGTTACTCCGCGCTGCAGATGAGTCGCGCTACGGTTGGCTCAAGACATTTTATTTACGGCGGTTCTTCCGGACGCTTCCTAGCTACGTGTTGTTTATGGGAGTCAATATCGTATTCGCACTGCTGGTGATGCGGTCGCCCGTCCCCGATGATCTCTGGAGATACATGATATTTGTTCAAAACATGAGCACACCCCATCCGAACTTCTTTCCAGAGGCCTGGAGTCTCGCGATCGAAGAGCTGTTCTACATCGGGTTCCCACTGTCCTTTCTGATATTGTCTTGGGCGTTGAGCATCAAGCGGAGGGCGGCAATTCTCGTAACGGCGCTCATCGTCATTCTGGGATCGCTCCTCGCTCGCGGGATTCTGGCGTCTGAATCTGTCTCTTGGGATGCGGAAGTTCGAAAGGTTGCTGTCTTCCGGTTCGACAGCTTGATGGTCGGAGTGCTGCTCGCTTGGCTGGATCAGGCTGATGCTAGGATTCTCAGAGAAAAGGCAGTGACACGGTCTCTTATGGTGCTGCTGGTGCTGTGTGGTATCTATGTCTCACTTACACCGATGGAGGTAATGGATGACTCGCATTTCAGCAAGACGGTTCTCTTTACCTTCACGTCCTTCGGTTGCGCGGCCGTGGTGGTTGCATCGCTTCCTCTACAGCTGCCATCCAGCCTGACATCGGTCGTTACTTTGATCGCGAAGATTTCCTATTCAGCCTACCTGGTGAACCTGCCAGTTCTGATCCTGATCAATTGCTTCATCGTAAATGACGGAGTGGACGGAGTGGCATGGTTTCTGATGTTTCATTTTGCAACATTTGCTTCGGCGTTCGCTCTATATCGGTACTACGAAGTCACATTCTATCGGTTACGAGATCGTTATGTCCCTGAGAACGGGCGCACTGATCAGTCGCAGCTTCAACTGGCTGCGTAG
- a CDS encoding methyltransferase domain-containing protein, translating to MTAQFNLETPGGPQLETINRFSGWYIPDHGRRPQLYVACNGKRAASLEWGSVRRDVSSVYSNHSQAIISGFQGDLLMAEQDQAQAVEVVVLDAAGQDRELFRRTYAVGAYHPPVMRDRSFNLFDLLVCPECRSPLASQELGWGCPRCARLVPLRGRVPHFLQEQGTPCLHVTEQTHTHPYSTDVLEILGRHRAGLVLDFGAGHTPKELLRPHVVYLDAVQYEWTDLVCTRARLPFRDHTFDAVVSQAVFEHLEDPHFTARELCRILRPGGIIHLDTAFMQPLHGDPWHFFNMTQHGLRKVMAPFEELRCGIKNYQHPSASLLMQFEAIAPFITSRKWRNTMAKWRKELQAGAGEFDDALGEAGRTILAAGFFFEGRRP from the coding sequence ATGACGGCACAGTTTAATCTGGAGACGCCAGGCGGACCGCAGTTGGAGACGATCAACCGGTTCTCTGGTTGGTATATTCCGGACCATGGCCGTCGTCCACAGTTGTACGTGGCCTGCAATGGAAAACGAGCGGCGTCGTTGGAGTGGGGAAGCGTCCGAAGGGATGTGTCGTCGGTCTATTCGAATCACTCGCAAGCCATCATTAGCGGGTTTCAAGGCGATCTCCTCATGGCCGAACAGGATCAGGCACAGGCGGTCGAGGTGGTGGTCCTCGATGCAGCTGGGCAGGATCGGGAATTGTTTCGCCGAACCTATGCCGTCGGGGCCTATCACCCGCCGGTCATGCGCGACCGATCCTTCAATCTGTTTGATCTTCTCGTCTGCCCGGAATGCCGATCTCCTCTGGCGAGCCAGGAACTTGGGTGGGGCTGCCCTCGTTGTGCCAGGCTCGTGCCTCTCAGAGGACGTGTTCCGCACTTTCTTCAGGAGCAGGGAACGCCCTGTCTGCATGTCACGGAGCAGACACACACCCATCCCTATTCTACCGATGTGCTCGAGATCCTTGGCCGCCACCGTGCGGGGCTGGTGCTGGATTTCGGGGCCGGGCACACGCCAAAAGAATTGTTGCGGCCTCATGTGGTCTACCTCGATGCGGTCCAATATGAATGGACCGACCTGGTCTGCACGCGCGCGCGGCTGCCATTTCGCGATCACACCTTCGATGCGGTGGTCAGTCAGGCCGTATTTGAGCATCTTGAGGATCCGCATTTTACGGCGCGAGAGTTGTGTCGTATCCTTCGCCCAGGGGGCATCATTCACCTCGACACCGCCTTTATGCAGCCATTACACGGAGACCCTTGGCATTTTTTCAATATGACCCAGCATGGCCTGCGGAAAGTGATGGCTCCCTTTGAGGAACTCCGATGCGGGATCAAGAACTACCAACATCCCTCAGCGAGCCTATTGATGCAATTCGAGGCGATTGCGCCCTTCATCACATCAAGAAAGTGGCGCAACACGATGGCCAAATGGCGCAAAGAGTTACAGGCTGGAGCAGGGGAGTTCGATGACGCGCTCGGTGAAGCCGGACGAACCATCTTGGCAGCAGGATTCTTTTTCGAAGGACGGCGACCGTAG
- a CDS encoding glycosyltransferase produces the protein MNYMMQRLIKSLRFARFSIVEGLWWYRRHGRLPRRAECADLFRKAFFRFKILAQRISPAPKTIEPVLQPYEAWLRVNVWNRRRRDDLLDRLSQHAGRLPTISVVMPVHDPPLEFLTRAIDSVRAQVCGEWELCIADDCSTNPAVRDELERFREKDPRIRITYLERNLNISLATNRAAELATGEFLLFFDHDDELTPDAVGEAVLYLADHHETDALYSDDDKIDLSGRRYAPQFKPDWSPELLLSYMYMSHVFVVRRSLFESVGGMRAGFEGAQDYDLALRVAERTGAVGHIPKVLYHWRALPGSTASSGAAKPASLEAGQRAVAETFERRGIAARVTQPEFAAAGNLGIYCHEFPDDGPTVTILIPTKNQVAVLRQCVESLRATTYRQYEIVIIDNESDDPETVAYLRSLPHRVIRIDNPSGRFNYAAINNRAVEQVAGELVLFLNNDTEVKSPRWLSQMVGYAQMSGVGAVGAKLIFADGRIQHAGIVHGLYHGMAGPAFKLTPSWEHGYLAYASVVRNCSAVTAACLLTSRRLFLELGGFNEAEFGVAYNDVDYCYRLVDQKYRCVYCPEAQLIHYEGYSRGFRDDPAEVAAFKQMYKRRRDPWYSPHLSLVDEGFNFVPRTIAARRQKPIPMVMTALSLNCEGAPWSQYELTKELVRRKVIQPIVFSPVDGPLRSLYEEEGIPVMVDRHPLWGVTTLKEYEEAVRAFSSKCLSWGAELAYANTLQSFYAVAAAHEAGLPSVWNPRESEPWQTYFDYLPDGVVQKAYDCFALPYRVVFVADATRDAYAALNTRHNFTVVRNGLDRTRIEQASREWLPAQARKALGARDGEVVILLLGTVCPRKGQQDLVKALSQLSPDLQARVRCYIVGDRPSEYSVALHALVAELPSELRGRVHLIPEARQTTQYYRAADLFVCTSQLESYPRVVLEAMAYGLPIVTTPVFGIREQVREGVNALFYEAGDSGALADRLRSVLLDEALRVRLASKSASVLAIGTDFDEMVGHYADIFAEAWLSGGGLLS, from the coding sequence ATGAATTATATGATGCAGCGATTGATCAAATCCCTCCGGTTTGCACGATTCTCCATCGTCGAAGGCCTCTGGTGGTATAGACGTCACGGTCGTCTGCCCAGGAGAGCCGAGTGTGCCGATCTATTCCGGAAAGCCTTCTTTCGATTCAAAATACTCGCCCAACGAATATCGCCTGCTCCAAAAACAATTGAGCCGGTGCTCCAGCCTTATGAGGCCTGGTTGCGAGTCAATGTCTGGAACCGGCGGAGGCGTGATGACCTGCTCGACCGCCTGAGCCAACATGCGGGCCGGTTGCCAACGATTTCGGTGGTCATGCCAGTGCACGACCCGCCGCTTGAGTTTCTCACCAGAGCCATAGATTCAGTACGGGCGCAGGTGTGTGGAGAATGGGAACTGTGTATCGCGGACGACTGCAGTACGAATCCAGCCGTGCGGGATGAATTGGAGCGATTCCGCGAGAAAGACCCTCGTATTCGCATTACGTATCTGGAGCGAAACCTCAATATCAGTCTCGCTACCAACCGCGCCGCTGAGCTGGCGACCGGTGAGTTTCTTTTATTCTTCGATCACGATGATGAGTTGACGCCGGATGCTGTCGGCGAAGCAGTTCTGTACCTTGCGGACCATCATGAGACCGATGCGCTCTATTCGGATGACGACAAGATCGACCTGTCGGGACGGCGGTATGCACCACAATTCAAGCCGGACTGGTCGCCGGAGTTGCTGCTCTCCTACATGTACATGAGTCATGTGTTCGTGGTGCGCCGGTCATTATTTGAATCCGTCGGAGGCATGCGGGCGGGATTTGAAGGCGCTCAGGATTATGACCTCGCGCTGCGTGTGGCGGAGCGAACGGGCGCGGTCGGGCATATTCCGAAAGTACTTTATCACTGGCGGGCATTGCCGGGTTCGACGGCCTCCAGCGGCGCGGCGAAGCCGGCCAGCCTCGAGGCAGGCCAGCGGGCGGTTGCCGAGACTTTCGAGCGGCGAGGCATCGCGGCCCGTGTGACGCAACCGGAATTTGCTGCTGCAGGAAACCTGGGTATTTATTGTCACGAATTTCCTGATGATGGACCGACCGTGACGATTCTCATTCCGACCAAAAATCAGGTCGCTGTGCTGCGTCAATGCGTTGAGTCTCTTCGCGCGACCACTTATCGACAGTATGAGATCGTCATCATCGACAATGAGAGTGACGATCCCGAGACGGTGGCCTATCTGCGTTCGCTTCCCCACCGAGTCATTCGCATCGACAATCCGTCCGGACGGTTTAACTATGCGGCAATCAATAATCGGGCTGTAGAGCAAGTAGCCGGCGAGCTTGTCTTGTTTTTGAACAACGATACGGAGGTAAAGTCTCCACGCTGGCTGAGTCAAATGGTGGGATACGCGCAAATGTCGGGAGTCGGCGCGGTCGGGGCCAAACTCATCTTTGCCGACGGCCGCATTCAACATGCCGGTATTGTCCATGGCTTGTACCATGGAATGGCCGGCCCCGCATTTAAGCTGACGCCGTCATGGGAACATGGGTATCTGGCCTATGCCTCCGTTGTTCGGAATTGCTCGGCCGTTACCGCGGCTTGTCTTCTGACATCTCGTCGGCTTTTTCTGGAATTGGGTGGCTTCAATGAGGCGGAGTTCGGCGTCGCCTACAATGATGTGGACTACTGCTATCGTCTGGTGGACCAGAAGTATCGCTGCGTCTACTGCCCCGAAGCGCAGCTCATTCACTACGAGGGTTACTCGAGAGGGTTCCGAGACGATCCAGCGGAGGTCGCCGCATTCAAGCAAATGTACAAACGCCGCCGTGATCCCTGGTATAGCCCGCATTTGTCCTTGGTCGATGAAGGCTTCAATTTTGTGCCGCGCACCATTGCGGCGCGGCGACAGAAGCCGATTCCGATGGTGATGACCGCATTGAGCTTGAACTGCGAAGGTGCGCCCTGGAGCCAATACGAATTGACGAAAGAGCTGGTTCGCCGGAAGGTCATTCAGCCCATTGTATTTTCCCCCGTGGACGGCCCGTTACGGTCACTCTATGAAGAAGAGGGGATTCCGGTCATGGTCGATCGGCATCCGCTTTGGGGTGTGACAACGCTGAAGGAGTATGAAGAGGCCGTACGAGCCTTTTCGTCCAAGTGCCTTTCGTGGGGGGCGGAACTGGCATACGCCAACACACTTCAAAGTTTCTACGCCGTCGCGGCGGCGCATGAAGCCGGATTGCCTTCCGTATGGAATCCACGAGAAAGCGAGCCCTGGCAGACCTATTTTGACTATTTGCCTGACGGCGTTGTCCAAAAGGCCTACGATTGTTTTGCGTTGCCCTATCGCGTGGTTTTCGTTGCTGATGCCACCCGAGACGCCTATGCGGCGCTCAATACGCGCCACAATTTTACCGTCGTTCGAAACGGTCTCGACCGGACGCGCATCGAACAGGCGAGCAGGGAGTGGCTCCCTGCGCAGGCACGCAAGGCCCTCGGCGCGCGTGATGGTGAAGTGGTGATATTGCTTCTTGGAACGGTCTGCCCCAGAAAGGGGCAGCAGGATCTTGTCAAGGCCCTGTCTCAGCTTTCTCCAGATCTCCAGGCGCGGGTTCGATGTTACATCGTAGGGGATCGGCCAAGTGAGTACAGTGTAGCGCTACATGCTCTTGTCGCGGAACTGCCGTCTGAGTTGCGCGGCCGAGTGCATCTCATTCCGGAAGCACGCCAAACCACACAGTACTATCGTGCTGCGGACCTCTTTGTGTGTACATCACAGCTTGAGAGCTACCCACGGGTGGTATTGGAAGCGATGGCCTATGGCCTGCCGATCGTGACGACTCCCGTATTTGGGATCCGCGAGCAGGTTCGAGAAGGAGTGAATGCCTTGTTTTATGAAGCGGGTGACAGCGGCGCGTTGGCCGATCGCCTTAGGAGTGTACTTCTGGATGAGGCGCTTCGGGTCCGATTGGCGTCGAAGAGCGCCAGCGTGCTGGCCATCGGGACTGATTTCGATGAGATGGTCGGGCATTATGCGGACATCTTTGCCGAAGCCTGGCTGAGCGGCGGAGGACTCTTGTCATGA
- a CDS encoding methyltransferase domain-containing protein, translating to MSDRALSVSRWNRAHRRGSRIEAGKRGPVVNKTANQSTELEATGERFLPEMQGTIALEHLHRYALAKDFSPGKVVLDIACGEGYGSAVLAGVASRVYGVDIAPDAIAHAKASYQRSNLEFLIGRCAEIPLPDCAVDLVVSFETIEHHTEHEAMFAEIKRVLRPGGVMIMSSPDKLEYTERSNHANAYHVKELYAEEFQRLVERYFKRVAMLGQRVLYASAILPQGVTGEAAHYSREQGSAVQKASGLVRPCYQVAIASDAVLPAVASSLFEQIGESDPEIHVLQHQLEHAGRKILGLEEEVAGLKTAIELMMNSHSWKATRPLRVVANALRAVSGSRAEKEP from the coding sequence ATGTCGGATCGTGCCCTATCGGTATCCCGCTGGAATCGCGCTCATCGCAGAGGTAGCCGAATCGAGGCCGGCAAAAGGGGGCCAGTGGTGAACAAGACAGCCAACCAATCGACTGAGCTTGAGGCGACCGGGGAGCGATTTCTTCCTGAGATGCAGGGGACAATCGCACTGGAGCATTTGCATCGCTATGCCTTGGCGAAGGATTTTTCTCCGGGGAAAGTTGTTCTCGATATCGCCTGCGGAGAAGGGTACGGCTCAGCAGTGCTTGCGGGCGTGGCGTCGCGAGTCTATGGGGTAGATATTGCGCCGGATGCGATTGCCCATGCCAAGGCGTCCTATCAGCGGTCCAATCTCGAGTTCCTGATCGGTCGATGCGCGGAGATTCCGCTCCCGGACTGTGCCGTCGATCTGGTGGTGAGTTTCGAGACTATCGAGCACCACACGGAGCACGAGGCGATGTTTGCGGAAATCAAACGCGTCTTGCGACCTGGCGGGGTCATGATCATGTCCAGTCCGGACAAGCTGGAATATACAGAACGGAGCAATCACGCCAATGCCTATCATGTGAAAGAATTGTATGCGGAAGAATTCCAGCGACTTGTTGAGCGCTACTTCAAGCGGGTGGCGATGCTCGGGCAGCGGGTACTGTATGCATCGGCAATTCTGCCTCAAGGGGTGACAGGAGAAGCGGCTCACTACTCCCGAGAACAGGGTTCGGCAGTACAGAAAGCAAGCGGACTCGTGCGTCCCTGTTATCAAGTGGCAATAGCTTCGGACGCCGTCTTGCCTGCAGTAGCCTCCAGCCTGTTTGAACAAATCGGCGAATCAGATCCTGAAATTCATGTGCTCCAACATCAGCTGGAGCATGCCGGCCGGAAAATCCTGGGGCTGGAGGAAGAGGTGGCAGGGTTGAAGACGGCAATCGAACTGATGATGAATTCACATTCCTGGAAAGCGACACGACCTCTTCGCGTTGTCGCAAATGCACTTCGGGCTGTCAGCGGAAGCCGGGCCGAGAAGGAACCGTAG
- a CDS encoding methyltransferase domain-containing protein yields MNRSLIPSPCKVCGGSAFSHHDVLWGDLIDQWGLSPHEAEYINVQQGTACTGCGSNVRSIALADALLRWTRATTTLQEWVHTPVACRCDVLEINEAGSLTGTLSALPGHRLVRYPEYDMIALPFEDRSFDIVLHSDTLEHVPDLLRGLRECRRVLRPGGACLFTVPVVVGRLTRGRRGLPLSVHGSEGCTDTALTVHTEFGADVWCQVLESGFDECRIVPYRYPAGIALIAEVAESRPAKGGQW; encoded by the coding sequence ATGAACAGATCCCTGATTCCATCGCCATGTAAGGTGTGTGGCGGCAGCGCCTTTTCTCATCACGACGTGTTATGGGGCGACTTGATCGACCAGTGGGGTCTCTCGCCTCATGAAGCTGAATATATCAACGTTCAACAGGGAACCGCCTGTACCGGCTGCGGCTCGAATGTGCGGTCCATTGCCCTGGCCGATGCGTTGCTTCGATGGACCCGCGCGACGACGACACTGCAAGAGTGGGTCCATACACCGGTAGCCTGCCGATGCGATGTTTTGGAGATCAATGAAGCTGGATCGTTGACCGGCACGCTTTCGGCGCTTCCGGGACATCGCCTGGTGCGATATCCCGAGTACGACATGATAGCTTTGCCGTTTGAGGACCGCTCGTTCGACATCGTGCTCCATTCCGATACCTTGGAACATGTGCCGGATCTGCTGAGAGGACTGCGGGAGTGCCGGCGTGTACTTCGCCCCGGAGGAGCCTGCCTTTTCACGGTGCCCGTGGTGGTGGGGAGGCTCACGCGAGGAAGAAGGGGATTGCCGCTGAGCGTGCATGGGAGTGAAGGATGTACGGACACAGCCTTGACCGTGCATACGGAATTCGGCGCGGATGTCTGGTGCCAAGTGCTCGAGAGCGGCTTTGATGAATGTCGGATCGTGCCCTATCGGTATCCCGCTGGAATCGCGCTCATCGCAGAGGTAGCCGAATCGAGGCCGGCAAAAGGGGGCCAGTGGTGA